CGGATAAACCGGGTTTGCCTCCCTTGACCGCTTCCAGCAGGAGCAAAGAGGCTGGTTTGTCTCGATGAGGGTGAACCAGTCGCAAACGTTTTGGCGCGAGCCTGGCTGCCTCAAGATGCTGCAGGAGCCGAGGCAGATGTTCCGGCAAATGAACCATGTACATTCGCCCCTTGGTCGCCAAAACCTGTTTTGCTGCCTGAAGAAAATCCTCGACCTGCCCAGCGATCTCAAACATCGCGGATTGTTTTGCCGGGTCGTTTGGCAAGCGTCCTTGCCCGGCTAGCCGGTAAGGAGGGTTGCAAAGGGCCGCGTCATACTCACCGGGCTGAAATTCCCGAATTTTGTCGATGTCCCTGACGTTACCGTGAATTGCGGTAAAGCGCTTTGCAAAGTCGAGTCTTTCGGCATTGGCCTGAGCTAGGGCCACCATTTCCAGGTTGTTGTCTATACCAATGACTTTAAAAGGTTTTCGGGCAAAGCGCCTTCCTGAGTCAAGAAGGAGCAACCCGAGTCCGACTACGCCACATCCCGTTCCCAGGTCGATGACATTGCGATGTGTACGGTATGCGGCAAAACAGGCCAGCAGCAACGCGTCAATGGAAAAACGGAAACCGTGCTTGGGCTGGAGCAGTCCCCGTGGAAATGCCCTGCGATGTGGGTTTGGGTCGTTGAAATATTGCGAATCCATCGGCGGTTGATCGGAAACCTGGTGTCTTTCCGCTATAGACACGGAAAGGATATTTCAGTGGCGGGGCAGATAGACACTCGCGTCGGCAAGGACGTTTCGGTGTCTGGGGGCGCAACCTGGGGATGATCAAGGAACAATTCCAAGTAACAGCTCCAAAAAACAGTTCAGGGAGCAGCTCAAAAAAAAGGCAGAGAATTGCTTCTCTGCCTTGAGAACTTCTGGTGGAGACGGGGGGATTCGAACCCCCGGCCTCTGCCTTGCGAAGGCAGCGCTCTCCCAGCTGAGCTACGCCCCCTTGATAAAGGAAGATAACTTACTTGTCGCAATGATGTTGGTCAAGGGGTTCTCCGGCTTCTGTCGGAAGTTGCTCATGAGCAAGCTATTGTCAAAGCTGGTTTTGCCCTCTGTGTCAGTGGGCTGAGCTAGGCCGGGTAATCCGGGGGGACTCCTACTTGCATTTGAAAGAATGATGACATCATTTTACAGATTTGAAATGTTCAGAACTGAAGAATCGCTATTGATATCTGCAGGTTTGCATTTTATGCAGCGCTGCCTGCAGGTGGGAGTTTTTTAACAGTCTGACACAGAGTATCGAGATCTGCTCTGGTTGTGGAAATGAATGTGGAAGAAAGGGAAGTGCATGACGAGTGATTGGAGGATTCACCGGCAGCGGGTATTGGCCAAGGCCAAACGCGTGCTGATCAAAGTCGGCAGTGCCGTACTGACTTCTGAACAGGGCCTGGATCTGCGAGTGGTTTCGCGCTTGGCCGATCAGATGTCATCCCTGCATGACCGGGGGCTGGATTTAATTTTGGTTTCGTCCGGAGCCGTGGCTGCTGGAAGGCGGGTGATTACCCATTTGTGCATGGATGGCCATTTGCCCGAAAAACAGGCCGCTGCGGCCATTGGGCAGAGCCGTTTGATGCACGCCTATGACGAGGCGTTCGAACGATTCGGGAAGGTCACCGCCCAGATCTTGCTGACCAAGGACGATCTGCGCAGCAGAACGCGTTTTCTGAATGCGCGACACACCTTCCAGACGCTGCTGGCCTGGAGGGCCATTCCTATTGTGAATGAAAACGACTCCGTAGCTGTCCAGGAATTGAAGTTTGGCGACAATGACAGCCTGGCCAGCTTGTTGTTGAATATGGTCGAAGCAGATCTATTTATCAATTTAACCTCCGCAATGGGTGTTTTCGAAGACAATCCGGACGAAAACACCGAAGCTCGATGCCTGGAGTGCATTCCTGATATCCTTACATTGGAACCCTCGACGTTGTGCCGGGGAAAAACCGGAACAGGATCCGGAGGCATGTACAGCAAACTTTTGGCCGCCAAACGGGCAGCGCAACTGGGCGTTCCGACCTTGATCGTTTCCGGCAGGGAAAAGTTTTCCCTGGAAAAGGTATTTGATGGGGAGATGTTGGGAACCTGGGTCATGCCTCAGGAGAAAAGCATTTCCCGACGTAAATTCTGGATGGCCTACAACCAGGAACCTGATGGAGAGATCTGGGTGGATTCGGGAGCCGCCAATGCCTTGCGACGGGGAGGAAAAAGTCTCTTGCCCGCCGGTATCA
This Desulfonatronum thioautotrophicum DNA region includes the following protein-coding sequences:
- the proB gene encoding glutamate 5-kinase yields the protein MTSDWRIHRQRVLAKAKRVLIKVGSAVLTSEQGLDLRVVSRLADQMSSLHDRGLDLILVSSGAVAAGRRVITHLCMDGHLPEKQAAAAIGQSRLMHAYDEAFERFGKVTAQILLTKDDLRSRTRFLNARHTFQTLLAWRAIPIVNENDSVAVQELKFGDNDSLASLLLNMVEADLFINLTSAMGVFEDNPDENTEARCLECIPDILTLEPSTLCRGKTGTGSGGMYSKLLAAKRAAQLGVPTLIVSGREKFSLEKVFDGEMLGTWVMPQEKSISRRKFWMAYNQEPDGEIWVDSGAANALRRGGKSLLPAGISHVEGNFGVGALVRIMDSEGQALGVGLSNYKAVELKRIMGRKSAEISQILGQCLYSEAVHRDNMLMNVAT
- a CDS encoding tRNA1(Val) (adenine(37)-N6)-methyltransferase, coding for MDSQYFNDPNPHRRAFPRGLLQPKHGFRFSIDALLLACFAAYRTHRNVIDLGTGCGVVGLGLLLLDSGRRFARKPFKVIGIDNNLEMVALAQANAERLDFAKRFTAIHGNVRDIDKIREFQPGEYDAALCNPPYRLAGQGRLPNDPAKQSAMFEIAGQVEDFLQAAKQVLATKGRMYMVHLPEHLPRLLQHLEAARLAPKRLRLVHPHRDKPASLLLLEAVKGGKPGLSVAPPLIVYHRVCTTSAGQTIHQTTDEALAFCPFLDCNSTRPVATPLDSS